The candidate division WOR-3 bacterium genome includes a window with the following:
- a CDS encoding D-tyrosyl-tRNA(Tyr) deacylase — protein MIALVQRVKKASVVSERGHKSSIERGLLVYLGIQKGDTENRASALASKLLNARLFDFKDKPFEKSVSATALNIMLISQFTLCASTDKGRRPNFEKAMAAESAEKIFDFFFKKILEKIPRAQKGDFGAHMEVDSVNDGPVSLIYEEG, from the coding sequence ATGATAGCTCTGGTGCAAAGAGTAAAAAAAGCGAGTGTTGTCTCGGAAAGAGGCCACAAATCTTCCATCGAAAGGGGGCTTCTCGTCTATTTGGGAATCCAAAAAGGGGATACGGAGAACAGAGCTTCCGCACTTGCGTCAAAATTGTTGAATGCCAGGCTTTTCGATTTCAAAGACAAACCTTTTGAAAAAAGCGTTTCTGCGACAGCCCTAAATATAATGTTGATCTCTCAATTCACTTTATGCGCCAGTACGGATAAGGGAAGAAGGCCAAATTTTGAGAAAGCTATGGCTGCAGAAAGCGCAGAAAAGATTTTTGATTTCTTTTTCAAAAAAATTCTGGAAAAAATACCCCGCGCTCAAAAGGGCGATTTCGGGGCTCACATGGAAGTAGATTCCGTCAACGACGGTCCTGTTTCCCTAATATACGAGGAGGGTTAA